In one Plasmodium vivax chromosome 4, whole genome shotgun sequence genomic region, the following are encoded:
- a CDS encoding Iron-sulfur cluster assembly accessory protein, putative (encoded by transcript PVX_003785A) → MFHLLRGNRAPKFRSALIKKMPYGSTPKGESPQPNASANANTNANTNANTNANTNANTNANTNANTIANTGEQIIHLTSDAMNKMKQINLKYKNSKALKVSVEAGGCSGFQYSFALIDKKNIQEKDLVVYNRECLVVIDKGAAEMLRNSKIDYTNSLIAKKFVLENIQNLSSKCSCGNSFDVKLF, encoded by the coding sequence ATGTTCCACCTGCTAAGGGGAAACCGCGCGCCCAAATTTCGGAGCGCCCTCATTAAGAAGATGCCCTATGGTTCAacccccaagggggaaagTCCCCAACCGAATGCAAGTGCAAATGCAAATACTAATGCAAATACTAATGCAAATACTAATGCAAATACTAATGCAAATACTAATGCAAATACTAATGCAAATACTATTGCAAATACAGGCGAGCAAATCATCCACCTCACCAGCGACGcaatgaacaaaatgaaacaaataaatttgaaatacAAAAACTCCAAAGCGTTGAAGGTGTCCGTAGAAGCTGGGGGGTGCTCAGGCTTCCAGTATTCCTTTGCCCTAatcgataaaaaaaacatacaggAGAAGGACCTCGTCGTTTATAATAGAGAGTGCCTCGTGGTGATTGACAAAGGAGCGGCGGAAATGCTAAGGAACTCCAAAATAGACTACACCAACAGTCTCATTGCGAAGAAGTTCGTCCTCGAGAATATTCAGAACCTCTCCTCCAAGTGTTCCTGTGGCAACTCCTTTGACGTCAAGCTTTTTTAA